The Candidatus Poribacteria bacterium genome contains a region encoding:
- a CDS encoding SDR family NAD(P)-dependent oxidoreductase, translating into MGRLEGKVAIVTGAGRGHAEAVARRFAKEGAAVSICDVIPVQELEAKVGSEIRADGGDVLCSETDVSREAPVNEMLAATIEKFGTVNILANVVGIAGPTKDVWDMSLEEWRRTLEVNLDSLFICSKAVLPEMIRKQYGKIINFSSGTGKQPLSHRAPYATSKMGVIGFTRTLAADVGRYNINVNAICPGWHTERSLELARGRAEYMNKPFDEDALRERYGQTNPKSVIAGRWCADEGYSDKGSGSEDAAALAVFLASDDSANMTGQDINTGGTVMW; encoded by the coding sequence ATGGGAAGGTTAGAAGGCAAAGTCGCAATCGTAACAGGTGCTGGTAGAGGGCATGCCGAAGCCGTCGCCAGACGCTTTGCAAAAGAAGGCGCAGCGGTTTCTATCTGTGATGTTATCCCAGTGCAGGAGTTAGAGGCAAAGGTGGGTTCAGAGATTAGAGCCGACGGTGGAGACGTACTCTGTTCTGAAACTGACGTTTCACGAGAAGCACCCGTCAATGAGATGCTCGCTGCCACCATCGAAAAATTCGGCACCGTCAATATACTCGCCAACGTCGTCGGTATCGCTGGACCGACGAAAGATGTCTGGGATATGAGTTTGGAAGAATGGCGGCGCACACTTGAAGTCAATCTCGATTCGCTTTTCATCTGTTCTAAAGCCGTCCTGCCAGAGATGATCCGTAAGCAATATGGGAAAATCATCAACTTCAGTTCTGGGACAGGGAAACAGCCGCTTTCGCACAGAGCACCTTACGCAACTTCAAAGATGGGGGTTATCGGTTTCACACGTACACTCGCCGCCGATGTTGGGCGTTACAATATCAACGTCAACGCCATCTGTCCCGGTTGGCATACGGAGAGAAGTCTTGAACTCGCAAGGGGCAGAGCCGAATACATGAACAAACCCTTTGATGAAGACGCATTGCGCGAGCGGTACGGACAAACAAACCCCAAGAGCGTTATTGCCGGTAGATGGTGTGCCGATGAAGGCTATAGCGATAAGGGATCGGGGTCTGAAGATGCCGCAGCGTTAGCAGTCTTCCTCGCCTCAGATGATTCCGCCAACATGACAGGGCAGGACATCAACACCGGTGGCACGGTGATGTGGTAG
- the coaE gene encoding dephospho-CoA kinase (Dephospho-CoA kinase (CoaE) performs the final step in coenzyme A biosynthesis.) has protein sequence METATTDRARGTIVGITGGIACGKTTVSVLLAEKGAIPINADEIGHQLLKADSPVIDELTDAFGQNILDASGDVSRKKLGAIVFKDKTARERLNSILHPLIIQRSRAQARQLVTDDPTCVVLLDAPLLIEAGAYDTVDLIVVVTASPEMQLRRTLERSIAQGRPLTETEVQARIDAQMPVTEKVKYADVVIENDGMVEELHRQVDELWERLQSL, from the coding sequence ATGGAAACAGCAACAACAGACCGCGCACGCGGCACCATCGTCGGAATTACAGGCGGGATTGCATGTGGAAAGACGACTGTTTCAGTGCTGCTTGCAGAAAAAGGGGCGATTCCGATTAATGCCGATGAAATCGGACACCAACTCCTCAAGGCAGACAGTCCGGTTATTGACGAACTGACCGATGCATTTGGACAGAATATCCTTGATGCATCTGGGGATGTGAGTCGGAAGAAACTGGGGGCAATCGTTTTTAAGGATAAAACCGCACGCGAACGATTGAACAGCATCCTACATCCACTGATTATCCAACGTTCACGCGCACAGGCACGTCAACTTGTCACGGACGATCCGACGTGCGTCGTGTTATTGGACGCGCCGCTCCTCATTGAAGCCGGTGCTTATGATACGGTCGATCTCATTGTCGTTGTGACGGCATCACCGGAGATGCAGCTGCGACGTACGTTAGAACGCAGCATCGCGCAAGGGAGACCGCTCACCGAAACTGAGGTCCAAGCACGGATTGATGCGCAAATGCCGGTCACGGAGAAAGTTAAGTATGCGGATGTTGTGATAGAAAATGACGGGATGGTTGAGGAACTTCATAGGCAGGTGGATGAACTTTGGGAACGGCTTCAGTCGCTTTAA
- the modC gene encoding molybdenum ABC transporter ATP-binding protein, with protein MTDSTKIRLDFRKRLGGFTLEVNCTLEAKVSAFLGPSGSGKSTLLNCISGTLAPDEGEIAFGDEILYASASGINLPPEKRRFGYVFQEGHLFPHLTVAQNIRYGQPKPRKSSAAIDVLEIAEFLQRYPRELSGGQRQRVAIARALAMEPRMLLMDEPLASLDSALKERIIPYLHHVKDTFDIPILYITHAFSEAMALADEAFLIANGVIMANGEPHRLLTAPTAMPIAQLTGVENTLFLSVTASDKARGLTLLEIGDQSLVIPYTDVGIGEIVPVAVRAEDIIISLEPDLLISARNILKGTIQYLDVKSEYTWLSILVEWHHLAVKVTHAARRQLQLREGSEVYCVMKASAINLLWD; from the coding sequence ATGACAGATAGTACCAAAATCAGGCTCGATTTTCGCAAACGTCTCGGTGGTTTCACCTTGGAAGTCAATTGCACGCTGGAAGCGAAGGTTTCAGCATTTTTAGGACCGTCTGGGAGTGGTAAAAGCACGCTTCTCAACTGTATCAGCGGCACGCTGGCTCCTGATGAAGGTGAGATCGCTTTTGGAGACGAGATACTTTACGCGTCTGCTTCTGGAATTAATCTACCGCCTGAAAAACGACGCTTCGGATATGTCTTTCAAGAAGGGCACCTATTTCCGCATCTCACTGTTGCGCAGAATATCCGATATGGGCAACCTAAGCCACGAAAATCTTCAGCTGCGATAGATGTTCTGGAAATTGCCGAGTTTCTTCAGCGGTATCCAAGAGAACTCTCTGGGGGTCAACGTCAGCGGGTTGCAATCGCTCGCGCACTCGCTATGGAACCGCGGATGCTTCTGATGGATGAACCGCTTGCTTCCCTTGATAGTGCGCTCAAAGAGCGGATTATACCCTATCTGCACCACGTTAAAGATACTTTTGACATACCGATCCTTTATATCACTCACGCCTTTTCCGAGGCGATGGCATTGGCTGACGAAGCCTTCCTAATCGCTAATGGCGTAATTATGGCCAACGGTGAGCCGCACCGGTTGTTAACTGCCCCTACAGCGATGCCTATTGCACAATTGACGGGTGTTGAAAACACGCTATTCCTCTCTGTGACGGCTTCAGACAAGGCACGCGGTTTGACTTTGTTGGAAATCGGGGACCAATCTCTTGTGATTCCGTATACGGATGTTGGAATCGGTGAAATAGTCCCAGTCGCCGTTCGTGCTGAGGATATTATCATCTCGCTTGAACCGGATCTCTTGATTAGTGCCCGCAACATATTAAAAGGAACAATTCAGTATCTGGATGTCAAGAGCGAATACACATGGTTATCTATTCTTGTTGAATGGCATCACCTTGCCGTGAAAGTTACACACGCAGCGCGTAGGCAGCTGCAGCTGCGGGAGGGATCAGAAGTTTACTGTGTTATGAAGGCAAGTGCCATCAACCTCCTCTGGGATTAG
- the modB gene encoding molybdate ABC transporter permease subunit yields MRITAAEVAALSLSIKVALISLIVTFPLGLLVGWLLAKRTFPGKAFLNTLVMCPLVLPPIVSGYLLLILLGKNGLIGGFIYQVFGIEIVFSELAVVIAVSIISFPLLVRGIVTGMESVPLELESAARTLGASPVKVFWTITFPMAYRGIIGGAILGFSKSLGEFGATIMVAGNIPGKTQTMALAIFSAVHLGEDVAVYRLVFISTVVAFVALWLTERFTLR; encoded by the coding sequence ATGAGGATAACCGCTGCCGAAGTTGCTGCCCTCTCATTATCTATAAAAGTTGCGTTGATTAGCCTAATTGTGACGTTCCCGCTTGGATTACTGGTGGGTTGGCTACTCGCAAAACGTACATTTCCGGGAAAAGCTTTTCTGAATACACTCGTCATGTGTCCGTTGGTGTTACCGCCTATCGTAAGTGGGTATTTACTCCTTATTCTACTCGGGAAGAACGGACTCATCGGTGGATTTATCTATCAAGTTTTCGGTATAGAGATCGTTTTTTCCGAATTGGCTGTTGTTATTGCAGTCTCCATTATCTCATTTCCATTGTTAGTACGTGGTATCGTGACAGGGATGGAATCTGTGCCACTGGAGCTTGAAAGTGCGGCGCGGACGCTCGGTGCTTCACCCGTGAAAGTGTTTTGGACAATAACGTTCCCGATGGCGTATCGCGGTATTATCGGTGGAGCGATCCTCGGTTTTTCCAAAAGTCTTGGTGAGTTTGGGGCTACAATCATGGTGGCAGGCAACATTCCCGGCAAAACCCAAACGATGGCGTTGGCGATTTTCAGTGCTGTTCATCTCGGAGAAGATGTCGCTGTCTACCGACTGGTGTTCATTTCGACCGTTGTTGCCTTTGTTGCGCTCTGGTTAACGGAACGTTTCACCCTCCGTTAG
- the modA gene encoding molybdate ABC transporter substrate-binding protein, with amino-acid sequence MFFLILISGCPERQQQNELSVFAAISLKDALAEIGEAFAAEHQVKVYYNFAASTTLQRQLEKGASGDVFISASPRQVVALETNGLLEAASRQNLLTNRLVLVSDEAVEISVETPTNLVVPEISRIAIGHPDIVPAGAYAKEALTHFGLWEVLHPKLIFGTDVRATLAYVTAGNVDIAIVYKTDTTLTENINVLYQVPPEAYTPIIYPAVVMKSSLRKQFARRFITYLQSMESGEIFEKHGFTLLTSK; translated from the coding sequence TTGTTTTTTCTGATATTGATTTCGGGGTGTCCAGAGAGACAACAGCAGAACGAATTAAGCGTCTTCGCTGCAATCAGTTTGAAGGATGCACTCGCTGAGATCGGGGAAGCGTTTGCAGCTGAGCATCAGGTTAAAGTTTATTATAACTTCGCTGCCTCTACGACGTTACAACGCCAACTCGAAAAGGGAGCGTCAGGCGATGTCTTTATCTCCGCAAGTCCACGCCAGGTCGTTGCTCTGGAAACGAATGGGCTGCTTGAAGCCGCAAGTCGCCAAAATTTGTTAACAAACCGTTTAGTGCTTGTCTCTGATGAAGCAGTGGAAATCTCTGTGGAAACGCCGACTAATCTTGTTGTGCCTGAGATTTCGAGAATTGCGATCGGGCACCCAGATATAGTGCCGGCAGGGGCTTACGCGAAAGAAGCCTTGACTCACTTTGGATTATGGGAGGTGCTACACCCAAAGTTGATTTTCGGCACAGATGTACGGGCAACGCTCGCTTATGTCACCGCTGGAAATGTGGATATTGCTATTGTCTATAAAACCGATACAACCCTGACCGAGAATATAAACGTGCTTTATCAGGTACCACCTGAAGCATATACACCGATTATCTACCCGGCTGTTGTTATGAAGAGTAGCTTACGAAAACAATTCGCGCGTAGATTCATTACCTACCTACAGTCTATGGAGAGCGGTGAAATTTTTGAAAAACACGGATTTACCCTTTTGACATCAAAATGA
- a CDS encoding sugar phosphate isomerase/epimerase, with the protein MKLGLCTIAFQEKPLEEVIDIAADYGFDGIELWGKPPHLPEDYDENYAKNVREMAQRKGLTISAFGSYVDPLMHLHQQHFEAAFKIAHDLGTDLVRIWSGGGASRSIPAADKRLILFRLVSITQWANFRNIQLGLEMHNNHLTDSAATILETIEAVNLPALKTYYQPLTRSDADEPHAAAEKLAPHIANVHAQNFDETGKACPIADGVVNYTRIVEILKNANYDGYLEVEFVHGDNKLEALQRDRDYLASLINTTNGDTLKDLDIDPV; encoded by the coding sequence ATGAAATTAGGTTTATGCACCATCGCTTTTCAGGAAAAACCGTTGGAAGAGGTTATAGACATTGCAGCGGATTACGGTTTTGATGGCATAGAACTTTGGGGGAAACCACCGCATTTACCCGAGGACTACGACGAAAACTACGCCAAAAACGTCAGGGAAATGGCGCAACGGAAAGGATTAACTATCTCGGCGTTCGGGTCGTATGTTGATCCTTTAATGCACCTCCACCAACAACATTTTGAAGCAGCCTTTAAAATAGCGCACGACTTAGGCACCGACCTTGTCCGAATATGGTCGGGTGGTGGTGCCTCAAGGTCAATCCCCGCTGCCGATAAACGTCTGATCCTCTTTCGATTGGTGAGTATTACACAGTGGGCAAATTTCCGCAATATCCAACTCGGATTGGAAATGCACAACAACCATCTCACCGATAGCGCCGCAACCATCTTAGAGACAATTGAAGCGGTTAACCTGCCTGCGCTGAAAACCTACTATCAACCCCTCACACGGTCAGACGCCGACGAACCACACGCCGCTGCTGAAAAACTCGCGCCACACATCGCAAACGTCCATGCACAAAATTTTGACGAAACCGGCAAAGCGTGTCCAATCGCCGATGGGGTCGTGAATTACACCCGAATCGTTGAAATCCTCAAGAATGCTAATTATGACGGTTACCTCGAAGTCGAGTTTGTCCACGGCGATAACAAATTAGAGGCACTCCAACGCGACCGAGATTACCTCGCAAGCCTAATTAATACAACAAATGGGGATACACTAAAAGATCTGGATATTGACCCCGTATAA